The following are from one region of the Sandaracinus amylolyticus genome:
- a CDS encoding ATP-grasp domain-containing protein, with protein sequence MPRNLIFVAPFPLETTMRFARALPRLRDVRVLAIMQEPPKGDDVQVFDDVVRVTDALSARDLIDATQVLASRHGAPHRVLGILEAVQVQLAAVRAHFGVPGTDVRTADLFRDKARMKDALRAAGLPCARHRLLASMRDAEDFAREVGFPMVLKPPAGMGAKATFRVSAIDQLRGAIDGMRVSAQKPMLAEEFLRGREHSFETITTGGEVRFHSVSEYFPTPLEVLENPWMQWCCVLPRELTREHDDAREVGVAAIRALGLDDGFTHMEWFRRADGSIAIGEIAQRPPGANITRMTGLAHDFDPYLAWARSVVDGAFDGPYERRWSVGCAFLRGMGRGRVARLEGVDEANARVRQYVEEAKLPTIGAPKSDSYEGDGYAIVRARDTDTVKSALKTIIETVRVHYA encoded by the coding sequence ATGCCGCGGAACCTGATCTTCGTCGCGCCGTTCCCGCTCGAGACCACGATGCGCTTCGCGCGCGCGCTGCCGCGGCTGCGGGACGTGCGGGTGCTCGCGATCATGCAGGAGCCGCCCAAGGGCGACGACGTGCAGGTGTTCGACGACGTGGTGCGCGTGACCGACGCGCTCTCCGCGCGCGATCTGATCGACGCGACGCAGGTGCTCGCGTCGCGGCACGGCGCGCCCCATCGCGTGCTCGGCATCCTCGAGGCGGTGCAGGTGCAGCTCGCCGCGGTGCGCGCGCACTTCGGCGTGCCCGGCACCGACGTGCGCACCGCCGATCTCTTCCGCGACAAGGCGCGCATGAAGGACGCGCTGCGCGCGGCGGGCCTGCCCTGCGCGCGTCATCGCCTGCTCGCGAGCATGCGCGACGCGGAGGACTTCGCGCGCGAGGTTGGCTTCCCGATGGTGCTCAAGCCGCCCGCCGGGATGGGCGCGAAGGCGACGTTCCGGGTGAGCGCGATCGATCAGCTGCGCGGCGCGATCGACGGAATGCGCGTCAGCGCGCAGAAGCCGATGCTCGCCGAGGAATTCCTGCGCGGCCGCGAGCACAGCTTCGAGACGATCACGACCGGCGGAGAGGTGCGCTTCCACTCGGTCTCCGAGTACTTCCCGACCCCGCTCGAGGTGCTCGAGAACCCGTGGATGCAGTGGTGCTGCGTGCTCCCGCGCGAGCTGACGCGCGAGCACGACGATGCGCGCGAGGTCGGCGTCGCGGCGATCCGCGCGCTCGGTCTCGACGACGGGTTCACGCACATGGAGTGGTTCCGCCGCGCCGACGGATCGATCGCGATCGGCGAGATCGCGCAGCGCCCGCCGGGCGCGAACATCACGCGCATGACCGGGCTCGCGCACGACTTCGATCCCTATCTCGCGTGGGCGCGCTCCGTGGTCGACGGCGCGTTCGACGGACCCTACGAGCGCCGCTGGTCGGTCGGCTGCGCGTTCTTGCGCGGCATGGGCCGCGGTCGGGTCGCGCGGCTCGAGGGCGTCGACGAGGCGAACGCGCGGGTGCGCCAGTACGTCGAAGAGGCGAAGCTCCCGACGATCGGCGCGCCCAAGAGCGACTCGTACGAGGGCGACGGCTACGCGATCGTCCGCGCCCGAGACACCGACACCGTGAAGAGCGCGCTCAAGACGATCATCGAGACGGTGCGTGTGCACTACGCGTGA
- a CDS encoding GrpB family protein: MIERFHIGAIDPSEHARVRDEVLAQLSRALPSWAEALEVGSTAVPGVIGKGDIDLLVRVPRERFDDARAIVDRLFERNPRQLSNEQYQGYLVPSHLDVAIQLTVRGGPYDDFVAFLDALRASPSLVERYNALKREWDGREMDAYREAKSRFITEALSRR; the protein is encoded by the coding sequence GTGATCGAGCGCTTCCACATCGGCGCCATCGATCCGAGCGAGCACGCGCGCGTGCGCGACGAAGTGCTGGCGCAGCTCTCGCGCGCGCTCCCGAGCTGGGCGGAGGCCCTCGAGGTCGGGAGCACCGCGGTGCCGGGCGTGATCGGCAAGGGCGACATCGATCTGCTGGTGCGGGTCCCGCGAGAGCGCTTCGACGATGCGCGCGCGATCGTCGATCGCCTCTTCGAGCGCAATCCACGCCAGCTCTCGAACGAGCAGTACCAGGGCTACCTCGTTCCCTCGCACCTCGACGTCGCGATCCAGCTCACCGTCCGAGGCGGACCCTACGACGACTTCGTGGCGTTCCTCGACGCGCTGCGCGCGAGCCCCTCGCTCGTGGAGCGGTACAACGCGCTCAAGCGCGAGTGGGACGGCCGCGAGATGGACGCGTACCGCGAGGCGAAGAGCCGCTTCATCACCGAGGCCCTGTCCCGGCGGTGA
- the glgA gene encoding glycogen synthase GlgA, whose protein sequence is MRILLVSSEVAPFAKTGGLGDVSAALPRALRALGHEVRVVAPFYQRVRTSGRTFERVLPPSELSLGTHRYTFSVLSSELPGSDVPVLFVDCPALYERASIYTEDADEHRRFALLCWAALKLCQYQQWAPDVVHANDWQTALLPLMLQTVFAWDRLFEHTRSVLTIHNIGHQGAFPASILPDTGLADAASSFHQDQLRDGRLNYLLTGLLYANAITTVSPTYAREITTVEHGVGLDPFLRARRDVLFGILNGIDPSEWSPERDMRIPFRFSRDDLTNKERDKEALMSAMKLPYVRGVPVIGIVSRLVWQKGFELCDAVLPTLLARRDVQVVVLGSGEGRYEELFARLARQHPRKLAFHRGFSEPLAHLIEAGADMFLMPSRYEPCGLNQMYSLAYGTVPIVHATGGLADTVRTWDARTGEGNGFSFEHFDASGLAWALGYALETWNRREQWARLQQNGMRDDFSWTRRVRAYEELYRAIAP, encoded by the coding sequence GTGCGCATCCTGCTCGTCTCGTCCGAGGTCGCCCCGTTCGCGAAGACCGGCGGCCTCGGTGACGTCTCCGCGGCCCTCCCTCGCGCGCTCCGCGCGCTCGGTCACGAAGTGCGTGTCGTCGCGCCGTTCTATCAGCGCGTTCGCACCAGCGGCCGCACGTTCGAGCGCGTGCTCCCACCGAGCGAGCTCTCGCTCGGCACGCATCGCTACACGTTCTCGGTGCTCTCGTCGGAGCTGCCCGGCAGCGACGTGCCGGTGCTCTTCGTCGACTGTCCCGCGCTCTACGAGCGCGCGTCGATCTACACCGAGGACGCCGACGAGCACCGGCGCTTCGCGCTCCTCTGCTGGGCCGCGCTGAAGCTCTGCCAATACCAGCAGTGGGCGCCCGACGTCGTCCACGCGAACGACTGGCAGACCGCGCTCCTGCCGCTGATGCTCCAGACGGTGTTCGCGTGGGATCGTCTCTTCGAGCACACGCGCTCGGTGCTGACGATCCACAACATCGGCCACCAAGGCGCGTTCCCCGCGAGCATCCTGCCCGACACCGGCCTCGCCGACGCCGCGTCGTCGTTCCATCAGGATCAGCTGCGCGACGGCCGCCTCAACTACTTGCTCACCGGGCTGCTCTACGCGAACGCGATCACCACGGTGAGCCCGACCTACGCGCGCGAGATCACGACCGTCGAGCACGGCGTGGGGCTCGATCCGTTCCTCCGCGCGCGACGCGACGTGCTCTTCGGGATCCTCAACGGGATCGATCCGAGCGAGTGGAGCCCGGAGCGCGACATGCGCATTCCGTTTCGCTTCTCGCGCGACGACCTCACGAACAAGGAGCGCGACAAAGAAGCGCTCATGTCTGCGATGAAGCTGCCCTACGTGCGCGGCGTGCCGGTGATCGGCATCGTGTCGCGCCTCGTCTGGCAGAAGGGCTTCGAGCTCTGCGACGCGGTGCTCCCGACCTTGCTCGCGCGGCGCGACGTGCAGGTCGTCGTGCTCGGCAGCGGCGAGGGCCGCTACGAAGAGCTCTTCGCGCGCCTCGCGCGCCAGCACCCGCGCAAGCTCGCGTTCCATCGCGGCTTCAGCGAGCCGCTCGCGCACCTGATCGAAGCGGGCGCGGACATGTTCCTCATGCCCTCCCGCTACGAGCCCTGCGGGCTCAACCAGATGTACAGCCTCGCGTACGGCACCGTGCCGATCGTGCACGCGACGGGCGGCCTCGCCGACACGGTGCGCACCTGGGACGCGCGCACCGGCGAGGGCAACGGCTTCTCGTTCGAGCACTTCGACGCGAGCGGTCTCGCGTGGGCGCTCGGCTACGCGCTCGAGACGTGGAACCGCCGCGAGCAGTGGGCCCGCCTCCAGCAGAACGGCATGCGCGACGACTTCTCGTGGACGCGGCGGGTGCGCGCGTACGAAGAGCTCTATCGCGCGATCGCGCCCTGA
- a CDS encoding ATP-grasp domain-containing protein, producing MRVVFLSPSYPPEMQQYTRGLAEVGAQVFGVGDTPREALPRDVRPHLHDYLQVPRIMDEDDVIERVSAWLRGREIDRVLANWEPLVVLAARMRERWGVPGMSVDTVRAFRDKQLMKERVAAAGLRVPRAFRIRTTSEAREAAERIGFPVVIKPISGAGSADTYRVASSAELESALAKMGHVVEASVEEYVEGEEHTYDTICIGGAPVYENVARYLPKPLEARTHEWISPVIVTVRDLGQRKLQPGIALGRDVLRALGMGDGFTHMEWFLTPKGEAVFGEIGCRPGGAHLVDQMNYTSDVDLFREWARAVCWNAFEARTERKFNVAIVFKRAKGQGRITRIEGLEAWKRACAPYVVEDALLRPGTPRRNWKQTLLSDGHVVVRHPDWDETVRMASLAATDVTMYAE from the coding sequence ATGCGCGTCGTCTTCCTCTCCCCGTCCTATCCCCCCGAGATGCAGCAGTACACGCGAGGCCTCGCCGAGGTCGGCGCGCAGGTCTTCGGGGTGGGCGACACGCCGCGCGAAGCGCTGCCGCGCGACGTGCGACCGCACCTGCACGACTACCTGCAGGTGCCGCGCATCATGGACGAGGACGACGTGATCGAGCGCGTCTCGGCGTGGCTGCGCGGGCGCGAGATCGATCGTGTGCTGGCGAACTGGGAGCCGCTGGTCGTGCTCGCGGCGCGGATGCGCGAGCGCTGGGGCGTGCCCGGGATGAGCGTCGACACGGTGCGCGCGTTCCGCGACAAGCAGCTGATGAAGGAGCGCGTCGCCGCCGCGGGATTGAGGGTGCCGCGTGCGTTCCGGATCCGCACCACGTCCGAGGCGCGCGAGGCCGCCGAGCGCATCGGGTTCCCCGTGGTGATCAAGCCGATCTCGGGCGCGGGCAGCGCCGACACCTATCGTGTGGCGTCGAGCGCGGAGCTCGAGAGCGCGCTCGCGAAGATGGGCCACGTCGTCGAGGCGAGCGTCGAGGAGTACGTCGAGGGCGAGGAGCACACCTACGACACGATCTGCATCGGCGGCGCGCCGGTGTACGAGAACGTCGCGCGCTACCTCCCGAAGCCGCTCGAGGCGCGCACCCACGAGTGGATCAGCCCGGTGATCGTCACCGTGCGTGATCTCGGTCAGCGCAAGCTGCAGCCCGGGATCGCGCTCGGTCGCGACGTGCTGCGCGCGCTCGGCATGGGCGACGGCTTCACCCACATGGAGTGGTTCCTCACGCCGAAGGGCGAGGCGGTGTTCGGCGAGATCGGGTGTCGCCCCGGCGGGGCGCACCTCGTCGATCAGATGAACTACACGTCCGACGTCGATCTCTTCCGCGAGTGGGCGCGCGCCGTGTGCTGGAACGCCTTCGAGGCGCGCACCGAGCGCAAGTTCAACGTCGCGATCGTGTTCAAGCGCGCGAAGGGTCAGGGTCGCATCACGCGCATCGAGGGGCTCGAGGCGTGGAAGCGCGCGTGCGCGCCCTACGTCGTCGAGGACGCGCTGCTTCGCCCCGGCACGCCGCGCCGCAATTGGAAGCAGACGCTGCTCTCCGACGGGCACGTGGTCGTGCGCCATCCCGACTGGGACGAGACGGTGCGCATGGCGTCGCTCGCGGCGACCGACGTCACGATGTACGCGGAGTAG